Proteins encoded by one window of Pseudomonas sp. LS44:
- a CDS encoding TolC family protein translates to MSLQTVAAQEIAIGDAMDRLRDSPKLRAGEAAINAAEGQREAATAKHFPELVLSSNHYLLDQDIEVDLGDVRQAFVDHGDAAAAARISDVTIQDRNFGSLDAIVKYPLYTGGRVSAGVEAAESAVEASREGRAHTYDELVLELVKRYYGVRVAEEALRVQTAAASSLRNHEQNAQHLEKEGQIAKVERLSADVAASEAERERSMAERNLRMARQSLASLLNGEATPPRDVAIPTVDSLPPLQRFTSGSQDNSQLKQLAATRKQAESATDAVKGAYLPAVNVLAVRSLSNYNLPEIWPQWTAGVTITLPLFDGGERRGKLHEANARLEEVGQTYEQARRDFNLLIEQRYHELENAQEQIRTLRRTRQLSDESLRAQQKAFAEGFARSLDVIDAQNTQSKVQLADLGARYSALTNYAALMVVSGQGPALEEWLRRTQEQRP, encoded by the coding sequence ATGTCGCTACAGACTGTAGCGGCGCAGGAAATCGCGATTGGCGACGCCATGGATCGCTTGCGCGACAGCCCCAAGCTCCGGGCCGGCGAGGCGGCAATCAATGCCGCCGAGGGTCAGCGTGAAGCCGCAACGGCGAAGCATTTTCCCGAGCTGGTGCTGTCCAGCAATCACTATCTGCTCGATCAGGATATTGAGGTCGATCTGGGCGATGTTCGTCAGGCCTTCGTCGATCATGGTGATGCGGCGGCTGCGGCGCGTATTTCCGACGTCACCATCCAAGACCGCAACTTCGGCAGCCTCGATGCCATCGTCAAATATCCGCTGTATACCGGCGGGCGGGTGAGTGCCGGCGTAGAGGCGGCGGAGTCAGCGGTCGAGGCCAGCCGCGAGGGGCGTGCGCACACCTACGACGAATTGGTATTGGAACTGGTGAAGCGCTACTACGGAGTACGCGTGGCCGAAGAGGCGCTGAGAGTACAGACGGCCGCCGCAAGCAGCCTGCGCAACCATGAACAGAACGCTCAGCATCTGGAGAAGGAAGGGCAGATCGCGAAGGTCGAGCGTCTCAGCGCCGATGTTGCCGCTTCCGAAGCGGAGCGCGAGCGGTCGATGGCCGAGCGCAACCTGCGTATGGCCCGGCAATCGCTGGCCTCGTTGCTCAACGGCGAGGCTACGCCACCCCGCGATGTGGCTATTCCTACGGTGGACAGCCTGCCGCCGTTGCAGCGTTTCACCAGCGGTAGCCAGGACAACAGCCAGCTCAAACAACTGGCGGCGACCCGCAAACAAGCTGAATCGGCCACCGATGCGGTCAAGGGCGCCTATCTGCCAGCGGTCAACGTGCTGGCCGTGCGCAGTCTCAGCAACTACAACCTGCCGGAAATCTGGCCGCAGTGGACCGCCGGCGTAACCATTACTCTGCCGCTTTTCGATGGTGGCGAGCGGCGCGGCAAGCTGCACGAGGCCAACGCCCGGCTGGAGGAGGTCGGCCAGACCTACGAACAGGCACGCCGCGATTTCAATCTGTTGATCGAGCAGCGCTATCACGAACTGGAAAATGCCCAGGAGCAGATTCGCACCTTGCGGCGCACCCGTCAGCTCAGCGACGAAAGCCTTCGCGCGCAGCAGAAAGCCTTTGCCGAAGGCTTCGCTCGCTCACTCGATGTAATCGATGCCCAGAACACTCAGTCCAAAGTCCAGCTCGCCGACTTGGGCGCTCGTTATTCCGCACTGACCAACTATGCCGCGCTGATGGTGGTGTCCGGCCAAGGACCCGCATTGGAGGAATGGCTACGCCGTACACAGGAGCAACGCCCATGA
- a CDS encoding MaoC family dehydratase N-terminal domain-containing protein: MADTSLIGRSLGVTSAELEKGRLRFFAKSIGETDPVYTDEAAAHAAGYRSLPMPPSFLFCLEREGRDNDHIVEGIMGFSLGRILHAEQSFSYHRMAFAGDVLTFDSRIVDVYEKKNGALQFVVTETRVTNQHGEHIADVRASTVQR; encoded by the coding sequence ATGGCAGATACCAGTCTGATCGGCCGTTCGCTCGGCGTGACCAGTGCCGAGTTGGAAAAGGGCCGCCTGCGCTTCTTCGCCAAATCCATCGGCGAGACCGACCCGGTATACACCGATGAGGCGGCGGCCCATGCCGCCGGCTATCGCTCGTTGCCGATGCCACCGTCCTTTTTGTTCTGCCTGGAACGTGAAGGGCGCGATAACGACCACATCGTCGAGGGCATCATGGGCTTCAGCCTTGGCCGCATCCTGCATGCCGAGCAGAGCTTCAGCTACCACCGCATGGCCTTCGCCGGCGACGTGCTGACCTTCGACAGCCGCATCGTCGACGTGTACGAGAAGAAGAACGGCGCTCTGCAGTTCGTGGTGACCGAAACCCGCGTCACCAACCAGCACGGCGAGCACATCGCCGATGTCCGCGCCTCCACCGTGCAGCGCTGA
- a CDS encoding DUF2889 domain-containing protein, whose protein sequence is MSEKIAGSPGRKLLHTRQVVCTGYLRDDGLFDIEGRLLDTKGIDTQFLYGTIAAGGVLHQMRLVMTLDERMLIQHIEAHSEHAPTPVCPHISSAYAALKGLRIGPGFKKRAAELVGGLKGCTHLTEMLGPMATTAVQTMAPVIQKRLRERAARDPSFEMPSHWVIGTCHAYHPEGEAARKIGEWRPYGDAQQKTEMR, encoded by the coding sequence ATGAGCGAGAAGATCGCCGGGAGCCCCGGCCGGAAACTGCTGCATACCCGTCAGGTGGTGTGCACGGGTTACCTGCGCGATGACGGCCTGTTCGACATCGAAGGCCGACTGCTCGACACCAAGGGCATCGACACCCAGTTTCTCTATGGCACCATTGCCGCCGGCGGCGTGCTGCACCAGATGCGTCTGGTGATGACCCTCGACGAAAGGATGCTGATCCAGCACATCGAGGCGCATTCCGAGCACGCGCCGACGCCGGTGTGCCCACACATCAGCAGCGCCTACGCGGCGCTCAAGGGCCTGCGCATCGGGCCCGGTTTCAAGAAGCGCGCCGCCGAACTGGTCGGCGGGCTGAAGGGCTGTACCCACCTCACCGAAATGCTCGGCCCGATGGCCACCACCGCGGTGCAGACCATGGCGCCGGTCATCCAGAAGCGCCTGCGCGAACGTGCGGCGCGCGACCCGAGCTTCGAGATGCCCAGCCACTGGGTGATCGGTACCTGTCACGCCTACCACCCGGAGGGCGAGGCGGCGCGCAAGATCGGCGAATGGCGTCCGTATGGCGATGCCCAGCAAAAAACAGAGATGCGATAA
- a CDS encoding peptidylprolyl isomerase, with product MAKAMARHILVKTEAEAAALKKRIAAGEAFDVLARKYSTCPSGKKGGDLGEVRPGQMVRAIDQVIFKKPVREVHGPIKSQFGYHLVQVFYRE from the coding sequence ATGGCAAAGGCAATGGCCCGCCACATCCTGGTCAAGACTGAGGCCGAAGCGGCGGCGCTGAAGAAACGCATCGCCGCCGGTGAAGCTTTCGATGTACTGGCCCGCAAGTACTCGACCTGCCCGTCCGGCAAAAAGGGTGGCGACCTGGGCGAAGTGCGTCCCGGGCAGATGGTGCGGGCGATCGATCAGGTGATTTTCAAGAAGCCGGTGCGCGAGGTGCATGGACCGATAAAGAGCCAGTTTGGCTATCACCTGGTGCAGGTGTTCTATCGCGAGTGA
- a CDS encoding ABC transporter permease has protein sequence MIGAFLQAMREEFAAVRRNEGALGVLIGAILLYGLLYPSPYSHQVFRDVPVVVVDHDNSALSRELIRMADAAEMVEVVGSADDMSAARDQLYRSKALGVVEIPREFERRVLRGEQAVIGVYGNAGYVLAYSMIAETLTEVAMTIGAGVQIEQLQAKGVPQEQANVTRAVLPVTIKTLYDPAGGYASYVVPAVLIIMLHQTLLIGIGMLSADNRHLPLSPVAGRSPGMWVLGRCVPYLLISAFNSLFFFGVIFRLYGLPNQGNGWVLMPFLTLFLLATTLFGLVVGNLFRSSITVGQVLLFTSLPGVFLAGFSWPKEMLPEPLFWLSRMIPNTSGVEGFLRLHQMGASYQQIQWPLINLAILALVFWLLARWLTRRRVKAGR, from the coding sequence ATGATCGGGGCCTTTCTGCAGGCGATGCGCGAGGAGTTTGCCGCGGTGCGTCGCAACGAGGGCGCGCTGGGCGTGCTGATCGGCGCCATTCTGCTGTATGGCCTGCTGTATCCCTCGCCCTACAGCCACCAGGTGTTTCGTGACGTGCCGGTGGTGGTGGTCGACCACGACAACAGCGCCCTCAGCCGCGAACTGATCCGCATGGCGGATGCTGCCGAGATGGTCGAAGTGGTCGGTTCTGCGGACGACATGAGCGCCGCCCGCGACCAGCTGTATCGCTCGAAAGCCCTGGGTGTGGTGGAGATTCCTCGCGAGTTCGAGCGACGTGTGCTGCGCGGCGAGCAGGCGGTGATCGGCGTGTATGGCAACGCCGGTTATGTGCTGGCCTACAGCATGATCGCCGAAACTCTCACCGAGGTGGCGATGACCATCGGCGCCGGAGTACAGATCGAGCAGCTGCAGGCCAAGGGGGTGCCGCAGGAACAGGCCAATGTCACGCGGGCGGTGCTGCCGGTTACCATCAAGACGCTCTACGACCCAGCTGGCGGTTATGCCAGCTACGTGGTGCCGGCCGTGCTGATCATCATGCTGCACCAGACCCTGCTGATCGGCATCGGCATGCTTTCGGCAGACAATCGCCACCTGCCACTGTCGCCCGTGGCCGGACGCTCGCCGGGGATGTGGGTGCTCGGCCGCTGCGTGCCGTACCTGCTGATCTCGGCGTTCAACTCGCTGTTCTTCTTCGGCGTGATCTTCCGCCTCTACGGGCTGCCGAACCAGGGCAACGGCTGGGTGTTGATGCCCTTCCTGACGCTGTTCCTGCTCGCCACCACGCTGTTCGGCTTGGTGGTCGGCAACCTCTTCCGCAGCTCGATCACCGTCGGTCAGGTGCTGCTGTTCACCTCGCTGCCGGGCGTGTTCCTCGCCGGCTTCAGTTGGCCAAAGGAGATGCTTCCCGAACCGTTGTTCTGGCTGTCGAGGATGATCCCCAATACCTCTGGGGTAGAGGGCTTCCTGCGCTTGCACCAGATGGGCGCCAGCTATCAGCAGATCCAGTGGCCGCTGATCAACCTGGCCATCCTCGCCCTGGTGTTCTGGCTGCTGGCACGCTGGTTGACACGGCGGCGGGTGAAGGCAGGGAGGTAG
- a CDS encoding HlyD family secretion protein: MSEGTNSPKSGKSIFLLGLAVLVIAGLAVWVFWPQPRYLEGQIEADRVNIASKYPGRVKAIHVREGDAVTVGQLLVEIDSPEADAKMAQVQAMVSGATALRDKAQTGARSQDIARAKAGWLAAQEEARLAQTTAGRMERLFRDGVIPQQRRDEVQTMAAASAQKVLAAKAQYDEAQEGARTEDKAAATAQLGEAEGARAEVQAVIAETRLSAPVAGEISTRVIEEGEVLGAGFPLLVITRTDLPWVTFNLREDFLHGLKVGQEFTARVPALSNREVRFKVSLIAPLGDFATWRSTRDLGSFDLRTFEVRARPVEAVEGLRPGMRVVLPESDLTAG; encoded by the coding sequence ATGAGCGAAGGGACCAATTCGCCGAAATCAGGCAAATCCATCTTCCTGCTGGGATTAGCGGTGCTCGTCATCGCAGGGTTGGCGGTCTGGGTATTCTGGCCCCAGCCACGTTATCTCGAGGGGCAGATCGAAGCTGATCGGGTCAACATCGCCTCCAAATACCCCGGTCGCGTCAAAGCGATCCACGTGCGTGAAGGCGATGCAGTCACGGTCGGCCAACTGCTGGTGGAGATCGACAGTCCGGAAGCCGACGCCAAAATGGCCCAGGTGCAGGCCATGGTCAGTGGTGCCACCGCCCTGCGCGACAAAGCACAGACCGGCGCGCGCAGCCAGGATATCGCTCGCGCCAAAGCCGGCTGGCTGGCAGCGCAGGAAGAGGCCCGGCTGGCGCAGACCACCGCCGGGCGCATGGAGCGTCTGTTTCGCGACGGGGTGATCCCGCAGCAGCGCCGCGACGAAGTGCAAACCATGGCCGCCGCCAGCGCGCAGAAAGTCCTCGCCGCCAAAGCGCAATACGATGAAGCGCAAGAGGGCGCGCGCACGGAGGACAAAGCCGCGGCCACTGCGCAGTTGGGAGAAGCCGAAGGCGCCCGCGCGGAAGTCCAGGCGGTGATTGCCGAAACCCGCCTGAGCGCACCGGTGGCCGGCGAAATCAGCACGCGCGTCATCGAAGAGGGCGAGGTGTTGGGCGCCGGCTTCCCGCTGCTGGTGATCACCCGCACCGACCTGCCGTGGGTCACCTTCAATCTGCGCGAGGACTTCCTTCACGGGCTCAAGGTGGGTCAGGAGTTCACCGCCCGGGTGCCGGCGCTGAGTAATCGTGAGGTGCGCTTCAAAGTCAGCCTGATCGCGCCGCTGGGCGATTTCGCCACTTGGCGCTCGACCCGCGACCTGGGCAGTTTCGATCTACGCACCTTCGAGGTCCGGGCTCGGCCGGTCGAGGCGGTGGAGGGGTTGCGTCCGGGCATGCGCGTGGTGCTCCCGGAATCCGACCTGACCGCGGGCTGA
- a CDS encoding SDR family NAD(P)-dependent oxidoreductase codes for MKKLEGKVALVTGSGRGIGRSVALKLAADGAKVVVNDLDAAPAEEVVAEIRAAGGEAVACVGSVTAVDFADRFVKTAMDSYGTIDIIVNNAGYTWDSVIQKMTDEQWYAIIDCHITAPFRILRAAQPIISAAAKKEAAEGRVVNRKIVNISSVSAAGNAGQVNYSTAKAGVLGMTKALSKEWGRYKVNVNAVAFGHIETRMTLPVEGDPRFINIEGREIKVGISQATVEASKTAIPLGRPGNPEEAANAVYLFCIPESDYLSGQVLVCGGGLGTV; via the coding sequence ATGAAAAAGCTTGAAGGTAAAGTCGCCCTGGTCACCGGCTCCGGTCGTGGTATCGGCCGCAGCGTGGCCCTGAAACTGGCCGCCGATGGCGCTAAAGTAGTAGTCAACGACCTCGACGCCGCGCCGGCCGAAGAAGTAGTTGCGGAGATCCGCGCCGCCGGTGGTGAAGCCGTGGCCTGCGTCGGCAGCGTGACCGCCGTTGACTTCGCCGACCGCTTCGTCAAGACCGCGATGGACAGCTACGGCACCATCGACATCATCGTCAACAACGCCGGTTACACCTGGGACAGCGTGATCCAGAAGATGACCGACGAGCAGTGGTACGCGATCATCGACTGCCACATCACCGCGCCGTTCCGCATCCTCCGCGCGGCCCAGCCGATCATTAGTGCTGCGGCGAAGAAAGAAGCCGCCGAAGGCCGCGTGGTCAACCGCAAGATCGTCAACATCTCCTCGGTGTCCGCCGCCGGCAACGCGGGTCAGGTCAACTATTCCACCGCCAAGGCTGGCGTGCTGGGCATGACCAAGGCGCTGTCCAAGGAGTGGGGCCGCTACAAGGTCAATGTCAACGCGGTGGCCTTCGGTCACATCGAGACCCGCATGACCCTGCCGGTCGAAGGCGATCCACGGTTCATCAACATCGAAGGCCGCGAGATCAAGGTTGGCATCAGCCAGGCCACCGTCGAAGCGTCCAAGACCGCTATTCCGCTGGGTCGTCCGGGCAATCCGGAGGAGGCGGCCAACGCCGTGTACCTGTTCTGCATTCCGGAATCGGACTACCTGTCCGGCCAGGTGCTGGTGTGCGGCGGCGGTCTCGGTACCGTCTGA
- a CDS encoding molybdopterin-dependent oxidoreductase, with amino-acid sequence MTTSIVRAACPHDCPDTCAMLITVQDGVATEVRGDPEHPTTGGALCTKVARYLQRTYHADRLLYPMKRIGAKGAGQLARISWDEALDTIAARLTDIAARAPQAILPYSYAGTMGLVQGDSMSARFFHKIGASYLDRTICSTAGSVGYQYSIGAQLGTDVEQFEHSKLILIWGCNPIASNLHFWTRVQQAKRRGARLIAIDPYRSLTAEKCHQHIALLPGTDAALALGMMHVLIAEQLLDEAYIAEHTLGFEQLKERVQDWTPERTAQTCGISAEEVLQLARDYGEAARRGEAVAIRLNYGLQRVRGGGMAVRNIACLPALVGAWRQAAGGVLLASADAFPVNHRALQRSDLRTGGRPRTLNMSTIGDNLLRETSAEFGPKVEALIVYNSSPVAVAPESPKVAQGFARDDLFTVVLEHFQTDTADYADILLPATTQLEHVDVHMAYGHNYMLANNAAIAPLGEAKPNSEIFRLLAARMGFDEPCFRESDDEIAAQAFKTQDVRAQHFGWEALKLVGWQKMNVPDAPFANGGFPTPSGKCEFFSARMQAAGLDPVPTFIAPYESVASNPELAKKYPLAMISPPARNFMNSTFVNVQSLRSTEGEPHLDIHPNDAAARGIEDGQMVRIYNDRGAFEAKARVSDRARPGLVVGLSIWWKKFAEDGKNANEVTSQRVTDMGNGATFYDVLVQVEMCEG; translated from the coding sequence GTGACCACGTCCATCGTTCGCGCGGCTTGTCCGCATGACTGTCCCGACACCTGCGCGATGCTGATCACCGTGCAGGACGGGGTCGCCACCGAAGTGCGCGGCGACCCTGAGCACCCCACTACCGGCGGCGCGCTGTGTACCAAAGTGGCGCGCTACCTGCAGCGCACCTACCACGCCGATCGCCTGCTCTACCCGATGAAGCGCATCGGCGCGAAGGGCGCCGGCCAGCTCGCGCGCATCAGCTGGGACGAGGCGCTCGACACCATCGCCGCGCGCCTCACGGACATCGCCGCGCGCGCCCCGCAAGCCATCCTGCCGTACAGCTACGCCGGCACCATGGGCCTGGTGCAGGGCGACTCGATGTCGGCGCGCTTCTTCCACAAGATCGGCGCCTCCTACCTGGATCGCACCATCTGCAGCACCGCCGGCAGCGTCGGCTACCAGTACAGCATCGGCGCGCAACTGGGCACCGATGTCGAACAGTTCGAACACTCGAAACTGATCCTGATCTGGGGCTGCAACCCGATCGCCTCCAACCTGCATTTCTGGACCCGCGTGCAGCAGGCCAAGCGCCGTGGCGCCAGGCTGATCGCCATCGACCCCTACCGCTCGCTCACTGCGGAGAAATGCCACCAGCACATCGCCCTGCTGCCGGGCACCGACGCGGCGCTGGCGCTGGGCATGATGCACGTGCTGATCGCCGAGCAGTTGCTCGACGAGGCGTACATCGCCGAGCACACCCTGGGCTTCGAGCAACTCAAGGAACGCGTGCAGGACTGGACCCCGGAGCGCACCGCGCAGACCTGCGGAATCAGCGCGGAAGAGGTATTGCAGCTGGCACGCGACTATGGCGAAGCCGCCCGGCGCGGCGAGGCCGTGGCGATCCGCCTCAACTACGGCCTGCAGCGCGTGCGCGGCGGTGGCATGGCGGTGCGCAACATCGCCTGCCTGCCGGCGCTGGTCGGCGCCTGGCGACAGGCGGCAGGCGGCGTGCTGCTGGCCTCGGCGGACGCCTTTCCGGTCAACCACCGCGCCTTGCAGCGCTCTGATCTGCGCACCGGTGGCCGTCCACGCACCCTCAACATGAGCACCATCGGCGACAACCTGCTGCGCGAGACCTCCGCCGAGTTCGGGCCCAAGGTCGAGGCGCTGATCGTCTACAACTCCAGCCCGGTCGCGGTGGCGCCGGAGTCGCCGAAAGTCGCCCAGGGCTTCGCCCGCGACGACCTGTTCACCGTGGTGCTCGAGCATTTCCAGACCGACACCGCCGACTACGCGGACATTCTCCTGCCCGCCACCACGCAGCTGGAGCACGTCGACGTACATATGGCCTACGGGCACAATTACATGCTGGCCAACAACGCGGCGATCGCCCCGCTCGGCGAAGCCAAGCCGAACTCGGAGATCTTCCGCCTGCTGGCCGCACGCATGGGCTTCGACGAGCCGTGCTTCCGCGAAAGCGACGACGAGATCGCCGCCCAGGCGTTCAAGACGCAGGATGTGCGCGCCCAGCATTTCGGCTGGGAGGCGCTCAAGCTGGTCGGCTGGCAGAAGATGAACGTGCCCGATGCGCCGTTCGCCAACGGTGGCTTCCCGACGCCCTCGGGTAAATGCGAGTTCTTCTCCGCGCGCATGCAGGCCGCCGGCCTCGACCCAGTGCCGACCTTCATCGCCCCCTACGAGTCGGTGGCGAGCAACCCGGAGCTGGCGAAGAAGTATCCGTTGGCGATGATCTCGCCGCCGGCGCGCAATTTCATGAACAGCACCTTCGTCAACGTGCAGAGCCTGCGCAGCACCGAAGGCGAGCCGCATCTGGACATCCATCCGAACGACGCGGCGGCGCGCGGCATCGAGGACGGCCAAATGGTGCGCATCTACAACGACCGCGGCGCGTTCGAAGCCAAGGCGCGGGTCAGCGACCGCGCGCGGCCGGGATTGGTGGTGGGCCTGTCGATCTGGTGGAAGAAGTTCGCCGAGGATGGCAAGAACGCCAATGAAGTCACCAGCCAGCGGGTCACCGACATGGGCAATGGCGCGACGTTCTACGACGTGCTGGTGCAGGTGGAGATGTGCGAAGGCTGA
- a CDS encoding lipid-transfer protein: MSQKVYVAGVGMIPFAKPGQSGTYIEMGAEAIRLALKDAGIDYKLVQQAYAGYVYGDSTSGQSALYEVGLTGIPVINVNNNCGSGSSALWLARQAVESGMADCALAFGFEQMQPGALKDHWTDRPVTYGKGMDVARRVFPEGEGMPNALRLFGGAGKEHMEKYGTKMETFAAIRAKASRHAANNPMSVFKKVVTTEEVMADPVIFPGVMTRLMACPPTCGGAAAIVVSERFAKKHGLRTDVVILAQALVTDQPEAFDPPSMISAVGVGMTRQGAREVYEKAGVGPEDIRVCELHDCFAQNELLTYEGLGFCAEGEGEKFVLDGDNTYGGRVVTNPSGGLLSKGHPLGATGLAQCYELTNQLRGTAGARQVEGLQHALQHNLGLGGAGIVTLFGRG, encoded by the coding sequence ATGTCGCAGAAAGTCTACGTCGCCGGTGTCGGCATGATTCCGTTTGCCAAGCCCGGCCAGAGCGGTACCTACATCGAGATGGGTGCCGAAGCCATTCGCCTGGCCCTGAAGGATGCCGGTATCGATTACAAGCTGGTGCAGCAGGCCTATGCCGGCTACGTCTACGGCGACTCCACCAGCGGCCAGTCGGCGCTTTACGAAGTGGGTCTGACCGGTATCCCAGTCATCAACGTCAACAACAACTGCGGCAGTGGTTCCTCGGCGCTCTGGCTGGCTCGTCAGGCGGTGGAAAGCGGCATGGCCGATTGCGCGCTGGCCTTCGGCTTCGAGCAGATGCAACCGGGCGCCCTGAAAGACCACTGGACCGATCGTCCGGTGACCTACGGCAAGGGCATGGACGTGGCACGTCGCGTGTTCCCGGAAGGCGAAGGCATGCCTAACGCTCTGCGCCTGTTCGGCGGCGCCGGCAAGGAACACATGGAGAAGTACGGCACCAAGATGGAAACCTTCGCGGCGATCCGCGCCAAGGCCAGCCGTCATGCCGCCAATAACCCGATGTCGGTATTCAAGAAGGTGGTGACCACCGAGGAAGTGATGGCCGACCCGGTGATCTTCCCTGGTGTGATGACCCGCCTGATGGCTTGCCCGCCGACTTGCGGCGGCGCCGCGGCAATCGTCGTCTCCGAGCGCTTCGCCAAGAAGCACGGCCTGCGCACCGACGTGGTGATCCTCGCCCAGGCCCTGGTCACCGACCAGCCGGAAGCCTTTGATCCGCCGTCGATGATCAGCGCCGTCGGTGTTGGCATGACCCGTCAGGGCGCCCGTGAAGTCTACGAGAAAGCCGGTGTCGGCCCGGAAGACATCCGCGTCTGCGAACTGCACGACTGCTTCGCCCAGAACGAGCTGCTGACCTACGAAGGCCTGGGCTTCTGCGCCGAAGGCGAAGGCGAGAAGTTCGTCCTGGACGGCGACAACACCTATGGCGGGCGCGTGGTCACTAACCCGTCCGGCGGCCTTCTCTCCAAGGGCCACCCGCTGGGTGCCACCGGTCTGGCGCAGTGCTACGAGCTGACCAACCAGCTGCGCGGCACCGCCGGCGCGCGTCAGGTCGAAGGCCTGCAGCACGCTCTGCAGCACAACCTCGGCCTGGGTGGCGCCGGGATCGTGACCCTGTTCGGTCGCGGCTAA
- a CDS encoding MaoC family dehydratase, with protein MNIPRYSEVQVGDQLPPLVLPPVNRTTLALYAGASGDHNQVHIDLDFARKSGQPDVFAHGMLSAAYLGRLLTSWVPQPRIRSLSVRFVGITHLGHIPTCTGTVIEKFEQNGEPRIRIELSCCNQYGEPRLTGEAVVALA; from the coding sequence ATGAACATTCCGCGTTACAGCGAGGTGCAGGTCGGCGACCAGTTGCCGCCGCTTGTCCTGCCGCCGGTCAACCGCACCACCCTGGCGCTGTATGCCGGTGCGTCGGGCGACCACAACCAGGTCCACATCGACCTCGATTTCGCCCGCAAGTCGGGCCAGCCCGACGTGTTCGCCCACGGCATGTTGTCGGCTGCCTACCTCGGCCGGCTGCTCACCAGTTGGGTGCCGCAGCCGCGGATCCGCAGCCTGTCCGTGCGCTTCGTCGGCATCACCCACCTGGGGCACATCCCCACCTGCACCGGCACGGTGATCGAGAAGTTCGAGCAGAACGGCGAGCCGCGCATCCGCATCGAACTGAGCTGTTGCAACCAATACGGCGAGCCGCGCCTGACCGGCGAAGCCGTCGTCGCGCTGGCTTGA
- a CDS encoding ABC transporter permease, whose translation MGRFLHREWQRIRDHQSAAWLLFGLPLIGTVLLLWIFSARTPHDLPIAVVDFDNSVLSREVTRLLDATSSTRVAAFPDSVGAAQDLLLRGEVYAVMALPHDLFKRMKRGDPVPIQVFVNQQLMTAAGRISVDVQSVLGELSARNSLIQQAQMGGKVVSILPVRAELHPLFNPGIDYGPFLALLLISATLHVFIFISATQFLGTELLEKSVPAWLAAAQGGWFLALLRKFGLYTGWWMLFGSLLLFGTYRWLGMGMPEHLGVMLFGLLLLVLVYQGLALLLVMTTANYRVAVSLASLIASPAVAFCGVTFPLEALPLGPRIWGEMLPLTHFVHLQIEQTLGSIPEAVSAQRLLTLALMTAFFWGIGLWRARLVLQTPSYWGRE comes from the coding sequence ATGGGTCGTTTCCTGCACCGCGAGTGGCAGCGTATCCGCGATCACCAGTCGGCGGCCTGGCTGCTGTTCGGGCTGCCGCTCATTGGCACCGTGCTGCTGCTATGGATCTTCTCCGCACGCACACCGCATGACCTGCCGATCGCCGTGGTGGACTTCGACAACAGCGTCTTGAGTCGCGAGGTCACCCGTCTGCTGGATGCCACCAGCTCCACCCGGGTCGCGGCCTTTCCAGACAGCGTCGGTGCCGCGCAAGACCTGCTGCTGCGCGGCGAGGTCTATGCGGTGATGGCGCTGCCCCACGACCTGTTCAAGCGGATGAAGCGTGGCGATCCGGTCCCGATTCAGGTGTTCGTCAACCAGCAACTGATGACTGCGGCGGGCAGGATCAGCGTCGATGTCCAGTCGGTGCTGGGTGAGCTGTCGGCCCGCAACTCGTTGATCCAGCAGGCACAGATGGGCGGCAAGGTGGTCAGCATCCTCCCGGTGCGCGCCGAACTGCACCCGCTGTTCAACCCTGGCATCGACTATGGGCCCTTTCTCGCCTTGCTACTGATCTCGGCGACGCTGCACGTGTTCATCTTCATCAGCGCTACCCAGTTCCTCGGCACCGAACTGCTGGAGAAGAGCGTGCCGGCTTGGCTGGCGGCGGCGCAGGGCGGCTGGTTTCTCGCGCTATTACGCAAGTTCGGACTCTATACCGGCTGGTGGATGCTGTTCGGCAGCTTGCTGCTGTTTGGCACCTACCGCTGGCTGGGCATGGGTATGCCCGAGCATCTGGGCGTGATGCTGTTCGGCTTGCTGCTGTTGGTACTGGTCTATCAGGGCCTGGCCTTGCTGCTGGTGATGACCACCGCCAACTACCGGGTGGCCGTGTCGCTTGCCAGTCTGATCGCCTCGCCGGCGGTGGCGTTCTGTGGGGTGACCTTTCCTCTCGAGGCATTGCCGCTCGGTCCGCGCATTTGGGGCGAGATGCTGCCGCTGACCCATTTCGTCCATCTGCAGATCGAGCAGACCCTGGGTTCGATACCCGAAGCGGTGTCTGCTCAGCGTTTGCTGACCCTGGCCCTGATGACCGCATTCTTCTGGGGGATCGGCTTGTGGCGTGCGCGGCTGGTTTTGCAGACACCGAGCTACTGGGGGCGCGAATGA